A single genomic interval of Anopheles marshallii chromosome 2, idAnoMarsDA_429_01, whole genome shotgun sequence harbors:
- the LOC128709962 gene encoding protein argonaute-2 isoform X1, with the protein MSTERELTPGSTQQLHPLSYSDMATHIQLNGVIMGKSFNESPWTSSPPRPPSPSQSQTSFDTLSPPPAGATVNPTTVATTTGTQGAQALGVVPATPPAPPDLPVFTCPRRPNLGREGRPIVLRANHFQITMPRGYVHHYDINIQPDKCPRKVNREIIETMVHAYSKMFGALKPVFDGRNNLYTRDLLPIGNDRVELEVTLPGEGKDRVFRVTIKWVAQVSLFNLEEALEGRTRQIPYDAILALDVVMRHLPSMTYTPVGRSFFSSPDGYYHPLGGGREVWFGFHQSVRPSQWKMMLNIDVSATAFYKAQPVIEFMCEVLDIRDINEQRKPLTDSQRVKFTKEIKGLKIEITHCGTMRRKYRVCNVTRRPAQMQSFPLQLENGQTVECTVAKYFLDKYKMKLRYPHLPCLQVGQEHKHTYLPLEVCNIVAGQRCIKKLTDMQTSTMIKATARSAPDREREINNLVRRADFNNDAYVQEFGLTISNNMMEVRGRVLPPPKLQYGGRVSSMSGQLLSGPQNKVSLALPNQGVWDMRGKQFFTGVEIRVWAIACFAPQRTVREDALRNFTQQLQKISNDAGMPIIGQPCFCKYATGPDQVEPMFRYLKSTFSHLQLVVVVLPGKTPVYAEVKRVGDTVLGMATQCVQAKNVNKTSPQTLSNLCLKINVKLGGINSILVPSIRPKVFDEPVIFLGADVTHPPAGDNKKPSIAAVVGSMDAHPSRYAATVRVQQHRQEIIQELSSMVRELLIMFYKSTGGFKPHRIILYRDGVSEGQFPHVLQHELTAIREACIKLEADYKPGITFIVVQKRHHTRLFCADKKEQSGKSGNIPAGTTVDVGITHPTEFDFYLCSHQGIQGTSRPSHYHVLWDDNHFESDELQCLTYQLCHTYVRCTRSVSIPAPAYYAHLVAFRARYHLVEKEHDSGEGSHQSGCSEDRTPGAMARAITVHADTKKVMYFA; encoded by the exons ATGTCCACGGAAAGGGAACTAACTCCCGGATCAACGCAGCAATTGCACCCGCTGTCCTACTCGGATATGGCCACACACATTCAACTGAACGGAGTAATAATGGGCAAATCATTTAATG AATCACCATGGACTTCTTCGCCGCCAAGGCCTCCAAGTCCGTCTCAGTCGCAGACCAGCTTCGATACACTCTCAC CACCGCCAGCAGGCGCGACGGTCAACCCGACAACGGTGGCGACGACGACCGGAACGCAAGGTGCCCAGGCACTCGGTGTCGTACCGGCCACACCACCGGCCCCACCAGACCTACCGGTGTTCACATGTCCGCGCCGGCCAAATTTGGGCCGCGAAGGCCGACCGATTGTGCTGCGGGCGAACCACTTCCAGATCACGATGCCCCGGGGCTATGTGCATCACTACGACATCAACATCCAGCCCGACAAGTGTCCACGGAAGGTGAACCGCGAAATCATCGAAACGATGGTGCACGCGTACAGCAAAATGTTCGGCGCACTCAAGCCGGTGTTCGACGGGCGTAACAATCTGTACACGCGCGATCTGCTACCGATCGGTAACGATCGCGTCGAGCTAGAGGTGACGTTGCCCGGCGAGGGCAAGGATCGTGTGTTCCGCGTCACAATCAAGTGGGTGGCACAGGTGTCTCTGTTCAATCTGGAGGAAGCGCTCGAGGGTCGCACACGGCAGATACCGTACGACGCTATACTGGCGCTGGATGTGGTAATGCGCCATCTGCCGAGCATGACGTACACACCGGTCGGAAGAAGTTTCTTCAGCTCTCCGGATGG ATACTATCACCCACTGGGTGGAGGCCGTGAGGTATGGTTTGGTTTCCACCAGAGCGTCAGGCCATCGCAGTGGAAGATGATGCTAAACATTGACG TGTCGGCTACCGCCTTCTACAAAGCGCAACCGGTGATCGAGTTCATGTGCGAAGTGTTGGACATCAGAGACATCAACGAGCAGCGCAAACCGTTGACCGACTCGCAGCGCGTCAAGTTCACGAAGGAAATCAAGGGGCTCAAGATCGAAATTACCCACTGTGGTACGATGCGACGAAAGTATCGCGTCTGCAATGTGACTCGACGACCCGCACAAATGCAATC GTTCCCGTTGCAGCTAGAGAACGGCCAAACGGTAGAGTGTACGGTGGCGAAATACTTCCTCGACAAGTATAAGATGAAGCTGCGCTATCCGCATCTGCCCTGTCTGCAGGTGGGCCAggagcacaaacacacttacCTCCCGCTGGAGGTATGCAACATTGTGGCCGGTCAGCGTTGCATCAAGAAGCTGACGGATATGCAAACGTCTACCATGATCAAGGCAACTGCCCGTTCGGCTCCGGATCG AGAGCGAGAAATCAATAATCTGGTGCGACGGGCCGATTTCAACAACGACGCGTACGTGCAGGAGTTTGGTTTGACCATCTCGAACAACATGATGGAGGTGCGAGGACGTGTGCTTCCGCCACCGAAGCTACAGTACGGTGGTCGTGTTTCCAGCATGAGCGGACAA TTACTCTCCGGTCCACAGAATAAGGTGAGCTTAGCATTACCAAACCAAGGGGTTTGGGATATGCGaggcaaacaatttttcactGGCGTCGAGATTCGCGTATGGGCTATCGCCTGTTTCGCACCGCAGCGCACCGTGCGGGAGGATGCACTACGGAACTTCACCCAGCAGTTGCAGAAGATTTCCAACGATGCTGGTATGCCGATCATTGGTCAGCCATGCTTCTGCAAGTACGCCACTGGACCGGATCAGGTGGAGCCGATGTTCAGATATCTGAAGAGCACCTTCAGTCACCTGCAGCTCGTCGTCGTGGTGCTGCCCGGCAAAACACCCGTTTATG CGGAAGTGAAGCGAGTTGGTGACACGGTTCTCGGTATGGCGACACAATGTGTTCAGGCTAAAAATGTCAACAAGACGTCACCACAGACACTGTCCAATCTCTGCTTGAAGATCAACGTGAAGCTGGGCGGTATCAACTCGATCCTGGTGCCATCGATCAGACCAAAG GTATTCGACGAGCCTGTCATTTTCCTTGGCGCCGATGTAACACATCCACCGGCCGGTGATAACAAAAAACCCTCGATAGCAGCAGTGGTCGGTTCGATGGATGCGCATCCGTCGCGGTACGCGGCCACCGTTCGTGTACAGCAGCACCGTCAGGAAATTATTCAGGAGTTGAGTAGTATGGTGCGGGAGCTGCTAATTATGTTCTACAAATCGACCGGTGGTTTCAAGCCACACCGCATTATACTGTACCGGGACGGTGTATCGGAGGGCCAGTTCCCGCACGTGCTTCAGCACGAGCTGACCGCGATTCGTGAGGCGTGCATAAAGCTGGAGGCAGATTACAAGCCAGGCATCACGTTCATCGTGGTTCAGAAACGTCACCACACGAGGCTATTCTGTGCGGACAAGAAGGAGCAAAGTGGTAAATCGGGCAACATTCCAGCCGGTACGACCGTCGATGTAGGCATTACTCATCCGACCGAGTTCGACTTTTACCTGTGCAGTCACCAGGGCATTCAG GGCACGAGTCGTCCGTCCCATTACCACGTACTCTGGGATGACAATCACTTCGAGTCGGACGAGCTGCAGTGCCTAACGTATCAACTGTGTCACACATACGTGCGGTGTACTCGATCCGTGTCCATTCCAGCTCCTGCCTACTACGCACATCTGGTGGCATTTAGGGCGAG GTACCACTTGGTTGAGAAGGAGCACGATTCTGGCGAAGGATCGCATCAGAGCGGCTGCTCCGAGGACAGAACGCCTGGTGCGATGGCACGTGCCATTACCGTACACGCCGACACCAAAAAGGTTATGTACTTTGCTTAA
- the LOC128709962 gene encoding protein argonaute-2 isoform X2: protein MYPVGQQSPWTSSPPRPPSPSQSQTSFDTLSPPPAGATVNPTTVATTTGTQGAQALGVVPATPPAPPDLPVFTCPRRPNLGREGRPIVLRANHFQITMPRGYVHHYDINIQPDKCPRKVNREIIETMVHAYSKMFGALKPVFDGRNNLYTRDLLPIGNDRVELEVTLPGEGKDRVFRVTIKWVAQVSLFNLEEALEGRTRQIPYDAILALDVVMRHLPSMTYTPVGRSFFSSPDGYYHPLGGGREVWFGFHQSVRPSQWKMMLNIDVSATAFYKAQPVIEFMCEVLDIRDINEQRKPLTDSQRVKFTKEIKGLKIEITHCGTMRRKYRVCNVTRRPAQMQSFPLQLENGQTVECTVAKYFLDKYKMKLRYPHLPCLQVGQEHKHTYLPLEVCNIVAGQRCIKKLTDMQTSTMIKATARSAPDREREINNLVRRADFNNDAYVQEFGLTISNNMMEVRGRVLPPPKLQYGGRVSSMSGQLLSGPQNKVSLALPNQGVWDMRGKQFFTGVEIRVWAIACFAPQRTVREDALRNFTQQLQKISNDAGMPIIGQPCFCKYATGPDQVEPMFRYLKSTFSHLQLVVVVLPGKTPVYAEVKRVGDTVLGMATQCVQAKNVNKTSPQTLSNLCLKINVKLGGINSILVPSIRPKVFDEPVIFLGADVTHPPAGDNKKPSIAAVVGSMDAHPSRYAATVRVQQHRQEIIQELSSMVRELLIMFYKSTGGFKPHRIILYRDGVSEGQFPHVLQHELTAIREACIKLEADYKPGITFIVVQKRHHTRLFCADKKEQSGKSGNIPAGTTVDVGITHPTEFDFYLCSHQGIQGTSRPSHYHVLWDDNHFESDELQCLTYQLCHTYVRCTRSVSIPAPAYYAHLVAFRARYHLVEKEHDSGEGSHQSGCSEDRTPGAMARAITVHADTKKVMYFA from the exons ATGTATCCAGTCGGCCAAC AATCACCATGGACTTCTTCGCCGCCAAGGCCTCCAAGTCCGTCTCAGTCGCAGACCAGCTTCGATACACTCTCAC CACCGCCAGCAGGCGCGACGGTCAACCCGACAACGGTGGCGACGACGACCGGAACGCAAGGTGCCCAGGCACTCGGTGTCGTACCGGCCACACCACCGGCCCCACCAGACCTACCGGTGTTCACATGTCCGCGCCGGCCAAATTTGGGCCGCGAAGGCCGACCGATTGTGCTGCGGGCGAACCACTTCCAGATCACGATGCCCCGGGGCTATGTGCATCACTACGACATCAACATCCAGCCCGACAAGTGTCCACGGAAGGTGAACCGCGAAATCATCGAAACGATGGTGCACGCGTACAGCAAAATGTTCGGCGCACTCAAGCCGGTGTTCGACGGGCGTAACAATCTGTACACGCGCGATCTGCTACCGATCGGTAACGATCGCGTCGAGCTAGAGGTGACGTTGCCCGGCGAGGGCAAGGATCGTGTGTTCCGCGTCACAATCAAGTGGGTGGCACAGGTGTCTCTGTTCAATCTGGAGGAAGCGCTCGAGGGTCGCACACGGCAGATACCGTACGACGCTATACTGGCGCTGGATGTGGTAATGCGCCATCTGCCGAGCATGACGTACACACCGGTCGGAAGAAGTTTCTTCAGCTCTCCGGATGG ATACTATCACCCACTGGGTGGAGGCCGTGAGGTATGGTTTGGTTTCCACCAGAGCGTCAGGCCATCGCAGTGGAAGATGATGCTAAACATTGACG TGTCGGCTACCGCCTTCTACAAAGCGCAACCGGTGATCGAGTTCATGTGCGAAGTGTTGGACATCAGAGACATCAACGAGCAGCGCAAACCGTTGACCGACTCGCAGCGCGTCAAGTTCACGAAGGAAATCAAGGGGCTCAAGATCGAAATTACCCACTGTGGTACGATGCGACGAAAGTATCGCGTCTGCAATGTGACTCGACGACCCGCACAAATGCAATC GTTCCCGTTGCAGCTAGAGAACGGCCAAACGGTAGAGTGTACGGTGGCGAAATACTTCCTCGACAAGTATAAGATGAAGCTGCGCTATCCGCATCTGCCCTGTCTGCAGGTGGGCCAggagcacaaacacacttacCTCCCGCTGGAGGTATGCAACATTGTGGCCGGTCAGCGTTGCATCAAGAAGCTGACGGATATGCAAACGTCTACCATGATCAAGGCAACTGCCCGTTCGGCTCCGGATCG AGAGCGAGAAATCAATAATCTGGTGCGACGGGCCGATTTCAACAACGACGCGTACGTGCAGGAGTTTGGTTTGACCATCTCGAACAACATGATGGAGGTGCGAGGACGTGTGCTTCCGCCACCGAAGCTACAGTACGGTGGTCGTGTTTCCAGCATGAGCGGACAA TTACTCTCCGGTCCACAGAATAAGGTGAGCTTAGCATTACCAAACCAAGGGGTTTGGGATATGCGaggcaaacaatttttcactGGCGTCGAGATTCGCGTATGGGCTATCGCCTGTTTCGCACCGCAGCGCACCGTGCGGGAGGATGCACTACGGAACTTCACCCAGCAGTTGCAGAAGATTTCCAACGATGCTGGTATGCCGATCATTGGTCAGCCATGCTTCTGCAAGTACGCCACTGGACCGGATCAGGTGGAGCCGATGTTCAGATATCTGAAGAGCACCTTCAGTCACCTGCAGCTCGTCGTCGTGGTGCTGCCCGGCAAAACACCCGTTTATG CGGAAGTGAAGCGAGTTGGTGACACGGTTCTCGGTATGGCGACACAATGTGTTCAGGCTAAAAATGTCAACAAGACGTCACCACAGACACTGTCCAATCTCTGCTTGAAGATCAACGTGAAGCTGGGCGGTATCAACTCGATCCTGGTGCCATCGATCAGACCAAAG GTATTCGACGAGCCTGTCATTTTCCTTGGCGCCGATGTAACACATCCACCGGCCGGTGATAACAAAAAACCCTCGATAGCAGCAGTGGTCGGTTCGATGGATGCGCATCCGTCGCGGTACGCGGCCACCGTTCGTGTACAGCAGCACCGTCAGGAAATTATTCAGGAGTTGAGTAGTATGGTGCGGGAGCTGCTAATTATGTTCTACAAATCGACCGGTGGTTTCAAGCCACACCGCATTATACTGTACCGGGACGGTGTATCGGAGGGCCAGTTCCCGCACGTGCTTCAGCACGAGCTGACCGCGATTCGTGAGGCGTGCATAAAGCTGGAGGCAGATTACAAGCCAGGCATCACGTTCATCGTGGTTCAGAAACGTCACCACACGAGGCTATTCTGTGCGGACAAGAAGGAGCAAAGTGGTAAATCGGGCAACATTCCAGCCGGTACGACCGTCGATGTAGGCATTACTCATCCGACCGAGTTCGACTTTTACCTGTGCAGTCACCAGGGCATTCAG GGCACGAGTCGTCCGTCCCATTACCACGTACTCTGGGATGACAATCACTTCGAGTCGGACGAGCTGCAGTGCCTAACGTATCAACTGTGTCACACATACGTGCGGTGTACTCGATCCGTGTCCATTCCAGCTCCTGCCTACTACGCACATCTGGTGGCATTTAGGGCGAG GTACCACTTGGTTGAGAAGGAGCACGATTCTGGCGAAGGATCGCATCAGAGCGGCTGCTCCGAGGACAGAACGCCTGGTGCGATGGCACGTGCCATTACCGTACACGCCGACACCAAAAAGGTTATGTACTTTGCTTAA
- the LOC128709963 gene encoding uncharacterized protein LOC128709963 — MSIKVGGAFRRSGGIVSAIGKQLKLVNLKAVQRITVSFDPFDENTIPTREFVHHLSAPKISQTNPTCVLKTEVVCDRRPPSVVFQLIPSVQAEAKLKKIELSSANLSTLELLKLCNKHVSALAPKEIATSVVKTKSEKKAGGGGAGKRR, encoded by the exons ATGTCGATTAAAGTCGGTGGAGCATTCCGGCGCTCGGGTGGCATTGTTTCAGCCATCGGAAAACAGCTCAAACTGGTCAACCTGAAAGCGGTGCAACGCATCACGGTTAGCTTCGACCCGTTCGACGAGAATACCATCCCAACGAG GGAGTTTGTGCATCACCTTTCGGCACCGAaaatatcacaaacaaacccaacctGCGTGCTTAAAACAGAGGTAGTCTGTGACCGAAGGCCACCATCCGTTGTCTTTCAGCTTATACCATCGGTACAGG cgGAAGCAAAGCTGAAAAAGATCGAACTGAGCAGCGCCAACTTGTCCACGCTAGAGTTGCTAAAGCTCTGCAACAAGCACGTGAGCGCCCTGGCACCGAAGGAAATAGCAACCAGCGTAGTAAAGACCAAATCGGAGAAAAAGGCCGGTGGCGGCGGTGCAGGCAAGCGTCGATAA
- the LOC128708117 gene encoding uncharacterized protein LOC128708117: MSHKKLKGGHMAIIENWYHQIPAFTDVFTEESFYMFAICFVLATIAVVLVLSRFITLKPVD, translated from the coding sequence ATGTCGCACAAGAAGCTGAAAGGCGGCCATATGGCCATCATCGAGAACTGGTACCATCAGATACCGGCATTTACGGACGTGTTTACCGAGGAGAGTTTCTACATGTTTGCCATCTGCTTCGTGCTGGCCACCATTGCCGTCGTGTTAGTGCTGTCCCGGTTTATCACGCTGAAGCCGGTCGATTAG
- the LOC128719027 gene encoding lipase 3-like yields the protein MSGKLLTAVVWGLIVMQFVLRCPSVVAFNGTHDKLEIAATTTPATVWKRPPIEYDRDLVIELIEAADYPIEKHVLTTSDGYILKLHRIPDPLQFRSAEQGADTNDTDDPDEQLRFGPNKTFRGTVLLVPGLFSTAADFVVTGPENALAFVLADAGYDVWLANVRGSRFSRKNTKLSVADSEFWDFSFHEIGTIDLPAIIDYIVRETNAQKLFYVGHNQGMTDLFVLLSSKPRYNRKIHHAIGLASIAYLGTTENRVVRRAAELTDKLYATLRALNIHELRPSPDIVRLLSGTVCASDMSELCREMLRGFFSTTADRSRNLLPSIVDDLLTSVSTRQLIHFGQLMQTKKFQQFDYRNYMLNTQKYGQAKPPEYNLTRVRLAVSLYHGTNDFITSTKDALRLKDELRNVKHFLEVPDLNHIGFVYSDRLYGRVNGKIIDIFNQHPTQA from the exons ATGTCCGGCAAGCTGCTGACGGCGGTTGTCTGGGGATTGATTGTGATGCAGTTCGTACTACGCTGTCCCTCGGTCGTCGCCTTCAATGGGACCCATGATAAGCTTGAGATTGCTGCAACGACCACACCGGCCACCGTCTGGAAGAGACCACCGATCGAGTACGACAGGGATCTGGTG ATTGAACTCATCGAAGCGGCAGATTATCCGATCGAAAAGCACGTACTCACGACGTCGGACGGTTACATCCTGAAGCTTCACCGCATCCCCGATCCGCTGCAGTTCCGCAGTGCGGAACAGGGCGCCGACACCAACGATACGGACGACCCGGACGAACAGTTGCGCTTTGGCCCGAACAAAACATTCCGGGGGACGGTTTTGCTCGTGCCGGGACTATTCTCGACGGCGGCCGATTTTGTTGTCACCGGGCCGGAAAATGCGTTAGCCTTTGTATTGGCCGACGCCGGCTATGACGTGTGGCTTGCCAATGTGCGTGGATCGCGGTTTTCGAGGAAAAACACCAAGCTGAGCGTGGCGGATAGCGAGTTCTGGGATTTCAG CTTTCACGAAATCGGTACAATCGATCTACCGGCCATCATCGACTACATCGTGCGGGAAACGAACGCACAGAAGCTGTTCTACGTTGGCCACAACCAGGGCATGACGGATCTGTTCGTTCTGCTGTCCAGCAAACCGCGCTACAACCGCAAGATCCATCACGCCATTGGCCTAGCTTCGATTGCATACCTCGGCACAACGGAAAACCGTGTCGTACGACGTGCCGCCGAACTGACCGACAAACTGTACGCCACCTTGCGTGCGCTCAACATCCACGAGCTGAGGCCCTCGCCGGACATTGTCCGACTGCTGAGCGGTACCGTGTGTGCGAGCGACATGAGCGAACTGTGCAGGGAAATGTTGCGTGGCTTTTTCAGCACAACCGCCGATCGATCGCGCAATCTACTGCCCAGCATTGTGGATGATCTGCTGACGAGCGTATCCACCCGGCAGCTCATCCATTTCGGGCAGCTTATGCAAACGA AGAAATTTCAACAGTTTGATTACCGTAACTACATGCTCAACACGCAAAAGTATGGCCAGGCCAAACCACCGGAATACAACCTAACGCGGGTGCGTCTCGCAGTGTCGCTGTATCATGGAACGAATGATTTTATCACGTCGACAAAG GATGCACTGCGGCTGAAGGACGAATTGAGAAACGTGAAACACTTCCTCGAAGTTCCCGATTTGAACCACATCGGGTTTGTGTATTCGGACCGGCTGTACGGGCGGGTGAACGGGAAGATAATCGACATCTTTAACCAACACCCAACACAAGCTTAA